The window gtgctcaaagttgaacaaaagtgttgagaaactataaaatttaactttgaatgcatagtttaaataaaagacaagtagtaataacaaaacaagatattaggttcaatagcacatcaatttaggatttaaatgcaaaaaattttggccattatgtgtgtttaagaaagcgatttacgctcgtactttttggtgctgtgatcacaaattaagactttttttaaatccgtgttttgcaattaaatcctaaATAGATgcgctattgaatctagaacgcgcttagcgtgaaaaaattaaattagtcgaccggcaaaagtgttaataatttaagttctttgtaatattttgacaataatcggtattattgctgcatgttataccaatttagaattctaataaaatttagaaattatttatggagtgggcagtaaagccaccatacatttttttttcaccacaagtgctcaaagttgcacaaattttgtgaaagattataaaattcaactttaaatgcataatttaaataaaaaacaagaagtaataacaaaacaagattgtagattcaatagcacatctattcagaatttatttgcaaaaaacggatttaaaaaaagccttaaattgtgatcacagcatcaaaaagaacgagcttaaatcgcttttttaaaaaacacacaaaatggccaaaatctcaaaaactatgatacttgtgccagaggtaaattttgatatttagatcagttgggttgtcgcccatccgctggtaaaggattatccattatttacgccacaccctgtatatggaTAAATTCTATAAATTACTTACCTTCTTTTCTAACAACTACTGAATTCAAAGGTGTTCTCTTGATTTCTTCACTGtgatatgaaataatttgtggtgcattattttttggagcctgtACTGCAGGTACTTCAAAGGCATTCTTCAATATTCCTTTGATCTTTTTTTCGGGAGGTGCATCTTTTGGAGGACTGGAACTTTTGTGTTTGATCTTACCAACAGTAAAGTTGTTAGttaattcttttaattttttagccTTTTCAACATTCTCTTTATgctgtttactgtttacatgCACTTGCCATACATGCTCTGACCGCACTACTGAGTTACACAGAATGCACATAAGTTGACCACTGTTATTATATTTGGCTAGGGGATTGTCTATTTTGGTAGGtttcacatttttcttttttcgttcGGCCATTAATCGGCGCATTTCTTCTTGGGCTTTTTGTTTTTCCATTTGCATTCGGAAAGACATCTTCGTGATAAAATTGTTGTTCTTaactaaaaaactaaatcaGATATCAGGTGTTCTTCTATGTATAATTTtagtcttttaaatatatatccCGTTTAGCGTGTCAGTGTTAgtaattgatattgttttatgaattaCATTAGAATCCTAACCTCTTTTAACATACCTAATTCTACACAACAAacattaattagtaaaataataaagattgtaTGATTATGAACGATCGTGTATCGTTGTGACCAAACGTCAGTCAGACAAGcttaattattatgacaaatgACATTCCTGAAAGTTGAAAAACAGTGACATCGGTTTTAGTTAACCATAGACGAATAGTAACCAAAACCGCTAAGTACTCAGCGAAGCAGTTATTTAATTACCAAGCGGCATCTAATACTTATTAACCACATGAGTCCTGCAACGAGATAAAGTTCGCTCTTTCTTTTTTCTAAAGTTCTATTTTCACGaatgttttaattatgaataacttaagaataacaattaaaaaggAAGACAATTGAAAGGAAGAACATACATTTCACAAGCATTTCTTTACTGCACTTTATGGTGCCAACtaatttaaagtaggtacctacctagttagttagtatttttttggtaagtCTAGTGCGGATAAGATCACAAAGCTACGCGTCCACTGGAGTGATTATACGGTATCTATCTGAGCCACagaaattcatataaaataataaagcaacaATATCTTTACGGTCCCGATGTTGCGATTCTGACCTAATGAATGGGTAGCTTTATCATTACAGTTACAAATTATCCtacgtttattataataaaatcaaaacataagTGCTGATTGCGTTTTAGTTGATAAATCATTTTGCATTAGAACAATATTTAACTAGTTGTGAAAAGATCTCAGCacatactataattataagtaCGTAATTAACTGACTGAGAAGTACACGTTTTAATTAActacttaggtacctactaggTAACTTCTCGTAACGGacatattttgtgaaatttaaATCGCGGCATAGACAACGTAAGTCTATAGACTATTGTCAATTTCGGGTTAGTTTCTGGTGCTTCAGTTGGTAGTCGCCAATTTTTTTCGGATTTTCAAAGCTTTAAACTTTGAATATCGTGTAATTTCTTGAAGTAAAATGTTTAACCGTtcataaattaagttttcttgCAACAACTTTACGGTACAttgtaatttaatagtttatttaggtttaaaactaagttttatacCATCACTTATTTGTGGCTCGTAGTGCTGTGTTTATCCCTCATGCTGTGATATTTCAGCGTTATTATAGTTCTACGATGGACATCGACGTTAGTAAGGAAAACATTCAACCACTGAGAGGTGGTAGAAACCTAGTGCAACTTGGTACAGCATTGCAAGCTCAGTCGGATGTGGAGGCTCAGAGGCAGCTGCAGATGCAGAAAGAGTaaacttttttcgttatttacTTATTGTAGAATGCCCCGAAAACACAATATACGCATTAATTGAAGTAAACAACTGCTTCTTGGATGTCATTTAAAGAGTATCAAACACTGTAGCCTGCttgtttttttaccattttctGCTGATGAAAAGAGCATTTTGTTGCTGTTAACTTAATTGTGAACAAATtgagaacattattattaaactgaaCATGTTGTAATATAGTTATTTGTATCACAGGGAACATGAAGCAGCTATCAGACACTATCAGGGCTCTGATCCTCTGGACCCATGGTTCAACTACATCCAGTGGGTTGAACAATCGTTTCCTAAACATGGACATGAGGGGCAtattgataagttaattaaagaCTGTTTACAGttgtttgaaaatgaaaaaaaatattatcaagatAGGAGATTTGTAAAATTATggataaaatatgtaagttctgaatgtgtttctattttaattcaattaattttaggCTATTATGCTTATTATGAGTTCATAACATTTTTGAGTTCTCTTTCagtatatttagtatttttgtatagGTACATGAATGTAATTGTACAGGTATATTTCAGAATACCACTCATTATTTAATGGATTTTGATGTGTAAAGACACAATTATTCTCATTGCATGATAAATAATTGAAGTAATATCATAAGtttttactaatatttgaatgttatttGTAGGTTGACTGTCTTTCTAACCCTTTGGAGATCTATCAAAGATTGTATAACACTGGTATTGGTGTAGAATGTTCTGAGTTCTACCGAGCTTGGGCTTGCTACTGTGAAGAGTCTGGAGACTACAAGAAAGCTAACCAGGTTTATGTGTTAGGTCTCCAGTCTAAAGCACAGCCTTTGGATGAATTAGAGCAGGCCCATATGTGAGTAATTAGCTTTTAATCTTCTTGAATTCatctgataaattatttattccataTTCTATTATTGTTATCTGTTTCtagaaaaaatgttatttactatAACTAAATTGTCTTTGAAACATTCCACATCATAAAACATTTCAGTAAATGTAGGGCATTGTGCTTCTAGACTATTCTGACATTTTGATGCTGGATATGTCATTTGCTTTTCCATGATCTATAAAGCATGATTctaccatttttgtaaaataaaacatataaagaTAATGGAATATTagtaattttcaataatttttttgaggttatcaacaaattcataattattttactattttaggAATTTCCAACTATTTTTTGCTCAAAGAATGTTACATGATGATTCACCAACTAAGAGGAAGGCAGCTTCAGCACTTGCTGAAACTAGAATGGCCTTAACATCATTGAAATCATTTAAGAGAAGGAACATAGCCAATGTACCAATACAGAGAGTTGGTGATAGTGTGAGAAGTACAGTCCCTGGAGTGGTGAGGCAGCAGGCAGGCAACTATGACAACAGACTGCCTAACTCTAATGTCATGGTCAATGTGTATGAGGTAAGCACCTTTTTGgaatcagaatattttttttttattgtaacagcT of the Anticarsia gemmatalis isolate Benzon Research Colony breed Stoneville strain chromosome 6, ilAntGemm2 primary, whole genome shotgun sequence genome contains:
- the LOC142973695 gene encoding zinc finger protein 830 — translated: MSFRMQMEKQKAQEEMRRLMAERKKKNVKPTKIDNPLAKYNNSGQLMCILCNSVVRSEHVWQVHVNSKQHKENVEKAKKLKELTNNFTVGKIKHKSSSPPKDAPPEKKIKGILKNAFEVPAVQAPKNNAPQIISYHSEEIKRTPLNSVVVRKEETLPTSSTSEGDNAAQTSEQPIPEGFFDDPILDAKVRNIEYKDPVEEEWEKFQKEIKEEATASAEIIAGEQEEATAERQIDEIDEQIRIWSKVLDFELKKEETKKTKHDTEQMSEGEEGESDNEDDIDEFLDWRAKKSYS